One window of Borrelia sp. P9F1 genomic DNA carries:
- a CDS encoding type ISP restriction/modification enzyme: MNIMDIKYLKYFEEYVVNIKKVSLKEKTEYTDRLYLQSLLNNISCSPVLEIQHEPQRDKGGLGAPDFIVRSGGNITGYIEVKKIEHNLNNILESDQIKKYKQLSNNIEFIWIRNKNVCGREILLSRPDIENTKSKVDNNKASKVLSIIRSFFEQPIEKIVSIEKLAGLLAERTRVLKDLIELNLDFNLKLKNQNTLISTYNLLNESIYNGALSVDEFSDSIAQTITYGFFLAKLNSRNYTRIDFYNIGYLIPSNFGLIQDILRLIYDIAINKEYIDIRWILEELINIINNIESEVLFKQFSFLRNEALKDRGEKDPYLYFYEDFLIKYDRELRKSKGVYYTPHPIVNFIVNSLNNVLKSDFNLRNGFANREEVTVLDFATGTGTFLLEVAKCILREVPPQSGKQEQYIKDHIFQNIYGFEYLMAPYAVAHLKLSQYLKEVHNFEPERIKSEGLRLKIFLTNTLDLTESAIQENFKAFLPAISEENKLANEIKDKPILVILGNPPYNAGSRNNNDHILGLMRDYKKDLGERTITALNDDYVKFIRFAEHNIEKSNKGLLGIVINNGFLDNITFRVMRLHLLKTFDEIYIINLHGNSRKREKASDGSADENVFDIQTGVAISIFIKYQDITKKNDFARVYYKSVRGARLQKYEFLNKNNVFSIRFEELDTKTPYYFFVKKSYDNEIVYNKGISLKEIFNKFNVGITTSKDRITIDFTQKELLARLNELACLSEQDARSKYNLTKDSIDWNLPEVQKSLKSINIDVAYVKKIAYRPFDNRYIYYTARKGIISRPRYEIMKHMLNIDHNIGILSTRSLSSNNFKYSFVLSNIVERGLLSSGTTYLFPLFLTEEQKSLKCEEKEQNLSKRLIKENFKTDFRNYIDAKYYKGFGAQEILGYVYAILNSDLYRTKFIEFLKIDFPKIIFVDNCVTFEKISHLGRKLVNLHLLREHDELDKDVGIHTSSDRSENTTVGKIDYCRETKELSYSNNNKFINVPDRVYVIYYWQLSSTKELP; this comes from the coding sequence ATGAATATTATGGATATCAAATATTTAAAATATTTCGAAGAATACGTGGTAAACATAAAGAAGGTTAGTTTAAAAGAAAAAACAGAGTATACAGATCGATTATACTTGCAAAGTTTACTTAATAACATTAGTTGCAGTCCTGTTCTTGAAATTCAGCACGAACCACAAAGAGATAAAGGGGGCTTGGGAGCGCCAGATTTCATCGTTAGAAGTGGGGGGAATATAACGGGTTATATTGAAGTTAAGAAAATTGAGCACAATTTAAATAATATTCTAGAAAGCGACCAAATCAAGAAGTACAAACAACTTTCAAATAATATTGAATTTATTTGGATAAGAAACAAAAATGTCTGTGGGAGAGAAATTCTTTTAAGTAGGCCTGATATAGAAAATACAAAATCAAAAGTTGATAACAACAAGGCAAGTAAGGTATTAAGCATCATAAGGAGCTTTTTTGAACAGCCAATTGAAAAGATAGTAAGTATTGAAAAATTGGCTGGTTTGCTTGCAGAGAGGACAAGAGTTTTAAAGGATTTAATTGAGCTAAATCTGGATTTTAATTTAAAATTAAAAAATCAAAATACTTTAATATCAACATATAACCTTCTTAATGAAAGCATATATAATGGAGCACTCAGTGTTGATGAGTTTTCAGATTCAATTGCTCAAACCATTACGTATGGGTTTTTCCTTGCAAAGCTTAATAGTAGAAATTACACAAGAATAGATTTTTATAATATAGGATATTTAATACCCAGTAATTTTGGACTCATTCAAGATATACTGCGCTTGATATACGACATTGCGATTAATAAAGAATACATTGATATAAGATGGATCTTGGAAGAATTAATCAATATTATCAATAATATTGAGTCAGAAGTACTTTTTAAACAGTTTTCCTTCCTTAGAAATGAGGCTTTAAAGGATAGAGGAGAAAAGGATCCATATCTCTATTTTTATGAAGATTTTTTAATTAAATATGATAGGGAGTTAAGAAAAAGCAAAGGTGTTTATTATACACCCCATCCTATTGTTAATTTTATCGTTAATAGCTTAAATAATGTTTTGAAGTCCGATTTTAACTTAAGAAATGGGTTTGCAAATAGAGAAGAAGTAACGGTGCTAGATTTTGCTACTGGTACCGGTACTTTTTTGCTTGAGGTTGCCAAATGCATACTAAGAGAGGTTCCTCCCCAAAGTGGCAAACAAGAGCAGTACATTAAAGATCATATATTTCAGAACATATACGGATTTGAATATTTAATGGCTCCATATGCGGTTGCCCATTTGAAACTGTCTCAGTATTTAAAGGAAGTCCACAATTTTGAACCTGAAAGAATTAAAAGTGAAGGATTAAGGTTAAAAATCTTCTTGACTAATACTCTTGATTTAACAGAATCAGCAATTCAGGAAAATTTTAAAGCATTTTTACCTGCAATTAGTGAAGAAAATAAATTAGCTAATGAGATTAAAGACAAACCAATTTTAGTAATTCTTGGGAATCCGCCCTATAATGCTGGATCGAGAAATAATAACGACCATATTTTGGGATTAATGAGAGACTATAAAAAAGACTTAGGCGAGCGAACAATAACCGCATTGAACGATGACTATGTAAAATTTATTAGATTTGCAGAGCATAATATCGAAAAGTCTAACAAAGGTTTATTAGGGATTGTCATCAATAATGGATTCTTAGACAATATTACTTTCAGAGTGATGAGATTGCATTTGCTTAAAACTTTTGATGAGATTTACATTATCAATTTGCATGGTAACTCAAGAAAGAGGGAAAAGGCGAGCGATGGGAGTGCCGATGAGAATGTATTTGATATTCAAACGGGTGTTGCAATCAGTATTTTTATCAAGTACCAGGATATAACCAAAAAGAATGATTTTGCTAGAGTTTATTACAAAAGTGTTAGAGGAGCCAGACTGCAGAAATATGAATTTTTGAATAAAAATAATGTATTTAGTATCAGGTTTGAAGAACTTGATACTAAAACACCCTATTACTTTTTTGTCAAAAAGAGTTATGATAATGAGATTGTTTATAATAAAGGGATCTCTTTAAAAGAAATTTTCAATAAGTTCAATGTGGGAATAACAACTTCTAAAGATAGGATAACAATTGATTTCACACAAAAAGAACTTCTAGCTAGACTGAACGAGCTTGCTTGTCTTAGTGAGCAGGATGCAAGGAGTAAATACAACCTAACTAAAGATTCCATAGATTGGAACTTACCAGAGGTACAAAAATCTTTAAAATCCATAAATATTGATGTAGCGTATGTTAAAAAAATAGCTTACAGACCTTTTGATAATAGATATATTTATTACACCGCACGCAAGGGTATTATCTCTAGGCCTAGATATGAAATAATGAAGCACATGTTAAATATTGATCATAATATAGGGATATTATCCACTAGAAGTTTATCAAGTAATAATTTTAAATATTCTTTTGTTTTATCTAATATTGTAGAAAGGGGTTTGCTTTCAAGCGGAACAACTTATTTATTCCCTCTGTTTCTTACAGAAGAACAAAAATCTTTAAAATGCGAAGAAAAAGAACAAAACCTTTCAAAACGTTTAATAAAGGAAAATTTTAAAACGGATTTTAGAAATTATATTGATGCTAAGTATTACAAAGGTTTTGGTGCCCAAGAAATATTAGGATACGTTTATGCCATTCTTAACTCTGATTTATACCGAACAAAATTTATCGAGTTTTTAAAAATTGACTTTCCTAAAATTATTTTCGTAGATAATTGCGTGACATTTGAAAAAATTAGTCATTTGGGCAGAAAGCTTGTTAACCTACATTTACTAAGAGAACACGACGAATTAGATAAAGATGTTGGAATTCATACTTCAAGTGATCGTAGTGAAAATACAACTGTGGGAAAGATAGATTACTGTAGGGAAACCAAGGAGCTTTCCTACAGTAATAATAATAAATTTATAAACGTGCCAGACAGGGTTTATGTAATTTACTATTGGCAGCTATCAAGTACTAAAGAATTACCTTAA
- a CDS encoding phospho-sugar glycosidase domain-containing protein has translation MGTSIALKNTPNNGLVNVVGRIHEEELYLLDEIRAWEKFKIIEMNNN, from the coding sequence TTGGGAACTTCAATAGCCCTTAAGAACACTCCTAATAATGGACTTGTTAATGTGGTTGGCAGAATACACGAGGAGGAATTATATCTTCTTGATGAGATAAGAGCTTGGGAAAAATTTAAAATCATAGAAATGAATAATAATTAA
- a CDS encoding phospho-sugar glycosidase domain-containing protein, protein MVNRGDITPYRILSTMPRVYYKDINFTPHFPDEIKRGDILIDS, encoded by the coding sequence GTGGTTAATAGAGGAGATATTACTCCTTACAGGATTCTGTCAACCATGCCAAGGGTATATTACAAAGATATAAATTTCACCCCACACTTTCCCGATGAAATCAAACGAGGAGATATATTAATAGATTCTTGA
- a CDS encoding ThiF family adenylyltransferase — protein MTYSLSNLGLGFVTFVDEDKIEESNLNRQFLFSYNDIGSNKVYVIEKKQDH, from the coding sequence ATGACTTATTCTCTTTCTAATTTAGGACTAGGATTTGTAACCTTTGTAGATGAAGACAAAATAGAGGAATCCAATTTAAATAGACAGTTTTTATTTAGTTACAATGATATAGGCTCTAATAAAGTATATGTAATTGAGAAAAAACAAGATCATTAA
- a CDS encoding MFS transporter, which produces MLAIIIFEFPSGIISDIFDRKIVYLMSIFLPMVSYFIIFKASSFVVLCIAWFIYGMSSAVSTGTIDISFNYIYQNNLKKLKSFISSRKIILSIGAILGGYIGSILFLRIDVKIYVISLFLYLASSFVTILFISSDKNTDYQYNKENTILYLVKFKKNIMGFLKSRVLLGLFILISAIQFFFQPFYLYWQVIFTDKNIPISIFGIIYILFRISDIIGAWIFKNIKHSKYNIYITLSVINMFCLV; this is translated from the coding sequence ATGCTTGCAATTATTATCTTTGAATTTCCCTCGGGTATAATTTCGGATATTTTTGATAGAAAAATCGTTTACTTAATGTCTATCTTTTTACCAATGGTTTCTTATTTTATTATTTTCAAAGCGTCTTCATTTGTTGTTCTTTGTATTGCATGGTTTATATACGGAATGTCATCTGCGGTGAGTACTGGTACAATTGATATTAGTTTTAATTATATATACCAAAATAACTTAAAAAAATTAAAGTCATTCATATCATCTAGAAAGATAATTTTAAGCATTGGTGCTATCTTAGGCGGATACATAGGTAGCATCTTGTTTTTACGCATTGACGTTAAAATATATGTTATTTCATTATTTTTATATTTAGCATCTTCCTTCGTTACAATTCTTTTCATATCAAGTGATAAAAATACAGATTATCAATACAATAAAGAAAATACCATACTGTATCTTGTAAAGTTCAAGAAAAATATAATGGGATTTTTAAAATCTAGAGTGCTCTTAGGGTTATTTATCTTAATTAGTGCTATTCAGTTCTTCTTTCAACCCTTTTATTTATACTGGCAGGTGATTTTTACTGATAAAAATATACCTATTAGTATATTCGGAATCATATATATATTATTCCGAATATCAGATATTATAGGAGCATGGATATTTAAAAATATTAAACATTCAAAATATAATATTTATATTACGCTTAGTGTTATCAATATGTTCTGTCTTGTCTAA
- a CDS encoding site-specific DNA-methyltransferase, whose translation MNLEKLEQYLKSFESVLDKNKVLLKSVIIDLVNEENEEFIEFLFQNEEIQKEFFKEIKGAVLFRARHFKAYLLEKNFLSDSYTEYKNKIGLSIDNSFLEDIAHKNIVINFPFKDCILEGGMSREEKSRKEVYLNEILASEDIHVLKEPKVITNVLRVEVENFIGNTDDVPSCQLAIIKSKTKEFRKNDNLLIKGNNLMALYSLLPKFRGKVKLIYIDPPYNTRNDRFAYNDNFNHSTWLVFMKNRLEVAKQLLREDGAIFVSIDDNEQAYLKVLMDEIFGRDNFIHNIVWEKKYSPANDSRWISATHDIIILYSKEKHCLKLNLLERTDKMNARYLNYDDDPRGEWKPGGFSVKTYTKSYDYPIETPSGKIVYPPKGSCWQTSKDRYIELLKDNRIYFGKKKESKPQIKQFLSEVKQGVVPKTIWLHNEVGHNQVSKVEIQNLFQDKVFSTPKPEALLKRIIEISTSPGDIVLDFFAGSGTTGAVAHKMDRRWILVEQMDYVKKITKVRLEKVLEGEQGGISKDLEYKGGGSFVYLELKAYNEVYRDKLLNVNTKEEIIRVVEEMKSNALLSWRRQFDKLDKIECLENPEYFKKVIIEEILDKNMYYVPVAEMEDATYNVSEEDKAITREFYGQKY comes from the coding sequence ATGAATCTGGAGAAGTTAGAACAATATTTGAAGAGTTTTGAAAGTGTTCTTGATAAGAATAAGGTTTTATTAAAATCAGTGATAATCGATCTTGTTAACGAAGAAAATGAAGAATTTATTGAATTTTTATTTCAAAATGAAGAAATACAAAAAGAATTTTTTAAGGAAATAAAGGGTGCTGTTTTATTTAGAGCAAGACATTTTAAGGCATACTTACTTGAAAAAAATTTTCTGTCAGATAGTTATACTGAATATAAAAATAAAATAGGTCTTTCTATTGATAATTCTTTTCTTGAGGACATTGCGCATAAAAATATAGTAATTAATTTTCCATTTAAAGATTGTATCCTTGAAGGTGGGATGAGCCGTGAAGAAAAATCAAGAAAAGAGGTCTATTTAAATGAAATCCTTGCTAGTGAGGACATTCATGTTTTAAAAGAACCCAAAGTCATTACCAATGTCTTAAGGGTTGAAGTAGAAAATTTTATAGGAAATACGGATGATGTTCCTAGTTGTCAGCTAGCTATAATTAAGAGTAAAACTAAGGAATTTAGAAAGAATGACAATTTATTGATTAAGGGTAACAATTTGATGGCACTTTATTCTTTGCTTCCAAAATTTAGAGGAAAGGTTAAGCTTATTTATATAGACCCTCCGTACAATACTAGAAATGATAGGTTTGCGTATAATGATAATTTTAATCATTCTACTTGGCTAGTATTTATGAAAAACAGATTAGAAGTAGCAAAGCAATTGCTAAGAGAAGACGGTGCAATTTTCGTTTCAATTGATGACAATGAACAAGCTTATCTTAAAGTATTAATGGATGAAATTTTTGGAAGAGATAATTTTATCCATAATATAGTTTGGGAAAAAAAATACTCTCCTGCTAACGATTCTAGATGGATTAGCGCTACTCACGATATCATAATTTTGTACTCTAAAGAAAAACATTGTTTAAAGCTAAATCTTTTAGAAAGAACTGATAAAATGAACGCAAGATATCTGAATTACGATGATGATCCTAGGGGGGAATGGAAACCAGGAGGTTTTTCGGTTAAAACATATACTAAATCTTATGACTATCCAATAGAAACCCCAAGTGGCAAAATTGTTTACCCACCAAAAGGATCTTGTTGGCAGACATCTAAAGATAGGTATATAGAATTATTAAAAGATAATAGAATATATTTTGGTAAAAAAAAGGAATCAAAGCCTCAAATTAAGCAATTTTTATCCGAAGTTAAACAAGGTGTAGTACCTAAAACAATATGGTTGCACAATGAAGTGGGACATAATCAAGTTTCTAAAGTTGAAATACAAAATCTGTTTCAGGATAAGGTTTTTTCTACTCCGAAACCAGAGGCTTTATTAAAGAGAATAATAGAAATTAGCACATCACCAGGAGATATAGTGTTGGATTTTTTTGCAGGAAGTGGAACAACTGGAGCGGTTGCTCACAAGATGGACAGGCGATGGATCTTAGTTGAACAAATGGATTATGTTAAAAAAATAACTAAGGTGAGACTAGAAAAAGTATTAGAGGGTGAGCAGGGAGGTATCTCAAAGGATTTAGAATATAAAGGAGGAGGATCGTTTGTCTATCTTGAGCTTAAAGCCTACAATGAAGTGTATAGAGACAAACTATTAAATGTCAATACAAAGGAAGAGATTATAAGAGTAGTAGAAGAAATGAAAAGTAATGCTCTCCTTAGTTGGCGCAGGCAGTTTGACAAGTTAGATAAAATCGAGTGCCTAGAAAATCCGGAATATTTCAAAAAGGTTATAATTGAGGAAATTTTGGATAAAAATATGTATTATGTCCCTGTTGCAGAAATGGAGGATGCTACGTACAACGTGAGTGAAGAAGACAAAGCTATTACTAGGGAGTTCTATGGACAAAAGTATTAA
- a CDS encoding DEAD/DEAH box helicase family protein, protein MDKSINTNLLQENLEKEFGTRNIINVKTPYFIKENLRHGLRGYQEDALKYFIAYDKDYVKDKNLRFHVLFNMATGSGKTLMMATLILYLYEKGYRNFLFFVNSSGVIEKTKCNFLNLSSNKYLFKDKIEIKGKQVEIRNVLNFQSCYDTDAINLCITTIQKLHSDIIIEKENKITMLDFKDTPIVLIADEAHHFNTETKSMQKNMDFGNIKPNWENTVMNIFNVNDNNILLEFTATIDLKNSYIKNKYLDKIIFQYDLKKFREDKYSKEIKILKCSLSNKELILQAILVSQYKQDIAIREGKIGPFKPVILFKSQNIEKSNENNRLFNEIVDKLSFKDIEDLRLKTVDDEDNIIKNMYIYFKNSYLSLDDLIDKLKSNFRQERTLNMNNDLNKDIDKLTSKEKAAVLDHSHKLNSLEENEIRAIFVVNKLDEGWDVLNLFDIVRLYETRVGTDRINHSTVSEAQLIGRGARYYPFEFDEYDKYKRKFDDEVEDNELKLLETLHYHSFYDSKFINDLKRELKDQGLIEDEKVYNIPFHLKKDLNIKPYIYTNKRMKRISEDYIKMTEGSKGKIEYFEYKIKSGIVEEELLYSEDDPNALDSSCSLLLSKIDVNIIRNAFLSKGISFDKVKKYYNLSSMKEFIKDYLGNFYIRFIQKKKTKPDIRNKDILDAISDKIIPFVFKLLNENEKLSYCGSTEWKSDPFKNFFGNPKVLKRSKKSEYDSAKEMEEYLKDKSWFVQNTIDATSYEKKFIEDFSNDICPELKTKFNTEKIFLIRNELQVPIYDYREGRKFYPDFLLLISGQLTHQIFIEIKGELFKEKDEWKEKFLIAIKDGITKVDKLDCNIGNEHDIRGLQFIDDNTSPEEILTWIHEVNQ, encoded by the coding sequence ATGGACAAAAGTATTAACACAAACTTACTTCAAGAAAATCTTGAGAAAGAATTTGGTACTAGAAATATTATCAATGTAAAGACTCCTTATTTTATTAAAGAGAATTTAAGGCATGGTTTAAGAGGATATCAGGAAGATGCATTAAAATATTTTATTGCCTATGATAAGGATTATGTTAAAGATAAAAACTTAAGGTTTCATGTGCTTTTTAATATGGCAACGGGAAGTGGTAAGACTTTAATGATGGCTACTTTAATTCTTTATCTTTACGAGAAAGGGTACAGGAATTTTTTATTTTTTGTAAATTCATCCGGCGTTATTGAGAAAACTAAGTGTAATTTTTTGAATCTAAGTTCCAATAAATATTTATTTAAAGACAAAATTGAAATAAAAGGAAAACAAGTTGAGATAAGAAATGTATTAAATTTTCAGAGTTGTTACGACACAGATGCAATTAACTTATGTATTACTACTATCCAAAAACTCCACTCTGACATAATTATTGAGAAGGAAAACAAGATTACCATGCTTGATTTTAAAGACACTCCTATTGTATTAATAGCAGATGAGGCTCATCATTTTAATACAGAAACAAAGTCTATGCAAAAAAATATGGATTTTGGAAACATAAAACCTAACTGGGAAAATACAGTTATGAATATTTTTAATGTTAATGATAACAATATTCTACTTGAATTTACGGCGACCATTGACCTTAAGAATTCTTACATCAAAAATAAGTATTTGGATAAAATTATATTTCAGTACGATCTTAAGAAATTTAGGGAAGATAAATATTCGAAGGAAATAAAGATTCTAAAGTGTTCTTTATCAAATAAAGAATTAATATTACAAGCTATTTTAGTTAGTCAGTATAAACAAGATATTGCTATAAGAGAGGGTAAGATAGGCCCTTTTAAACCCGTAATACTTTTTAAATCTCAAAATATTGAAAAATCCAATGAAAATAATAGGCTTTTTAATGAAATTGTTGACAAGCTTTCTTTTAAAGACATCGAAGATTTAAGGTTAAAGACAGTAGATGATGAAGATAACATAATAAAAAATATGTATATTTATTTTAAAAACAGCTATCTATCTTTAGATGATTTAATTGATAAACTTAAAAGTAATTTTCGACAAGAAAGAACTTTAAATATGAATAATGACTTAAACAAAGATATTGATAAGTTAACGAGTAAGGAAAAAGCAGCTGTTTTAGATCACAGCCATAAGTTAAATTCTTTAGAAGAAAATGAAATAAGAGCTATTTTTGTCGTAAATAAGCTTGATGAAGGTTGGGATGTCTTAAACCTTTTTGATATAGTAAGACTTTATGAAACTAGAGTGGGTACCGATAGAATTAATCATAGTACTGTATCAGAAGCACAACTTATCGGGAGGGGAGCTAGGTATTATCCTTTTGAATTTGATGAATATGATAAATACAAGAGAAAATTTGACGATGAGGTGGAAGATAATGAGCTTAAGTTGCTTGAGACTCTACACTATCACAGTTTTTATGATTCTAAATTTATTAATGATTTAAAACGAGAATTAAAGGATCAAGGCCTTATAGAAGACGAAAAAGTTTATAATATCCCTTTCCATCTTAAAAAAGATTTAAATATTAAACCTTATATCTATACTAACAAGAGAATGAAAAGAATTTCAGAAGATTATATTAAAATGACGGAGGGGTCAAAAGGCAAGATTGAATACTTTGAATACAAGATTAAGAGTGGGATCGTTGAAGAGGAATTGCTTTATTCAGAAGATGACCCCAATGCATTAGATAGTAGCTGTTCTTTATTATTGTCTAAAATAGATGTAAATATCATAAGAAATGCTTTCTTATCGAAAGGCATTTCTTTTGATAAGGTAAAAAAATATTATAACTTATCCTCTATGAAAGAATTTATAAAAGATTATTTGGGTAATTTCTATATTAGGTTTATTCAAAAAAAGAAAACAAAGCCAGATATAAGAAATAAAGATATATTAGATGCCATTAGTGATAAGATCATTCCTTTCGTTTTCAAACTGCTGAATGAAAATGAAAAGCTGTCTTATTGTGGTTCCACAGAATGGAAGAGTGACCCTTTTAAAAATTTCTTTGGTAACCCTAAGGTCTTAAAGAGATCAAAAAAAAGTGAGTACGATAGTGCTAAGGAAATGGAGGAGTATTTAAAGGACAAGTCATGGTTTGTTCAAAATACAATAGATGCTACAAGTTATGAAAAAAAGTTTATAGAAGATTTTTCTAATGATATATGTCCTGAACTTAAAACAAAATTTAATACAGAAAAGATATTTTTAATTAGAAATGAATTGCAAGTTCCCATTTATGACTACAGAGAAGGAAGAAAGTTTTATCCTGATTTTTTGCTCTTAATATCTGGACAGCTAACTCATCAAATATTTATTGAAATAAAAGGCGAGCTTTTTAAGGAAAAAGATGAATGGAAAGAAAAATTTTTAATAGCAATAAAAGATGGAATAACCAAGGTAGATAAACTTGATTGCAATATAGGAAATGAACACGACATAAGAGGATTGCAATTTATAGACGATAACACCAGTCCAGAAGAAATTTTGACATGGATTCATGAGGTTAA